In a single window of the Fusarium falciforme chromosome 3, complete sequence genome:
- a CDS encoding AB hydrolase-1 domain-containing protein, producing the protein MARPVHLVPISPKVAEVMIRCHPLAAAPAPAPAQNVSAQRQRQRRAPQLHVTSPPTAARAKRRPSHSHPGPSRNTESRVEILSRRLWSHLRDLVAMAIPFIGRLRPHEYAALVGSFILVGLEAFIRVLTLALPPFLVSFFYRASRRLFNKFSPPAKKRAENRRKSISTAVRDAADFVELCRIWGYEAEEHIAQTKDGYLLGLHRLAWRKGEEGQKVNSGPTSLHKKVIYMHHGLLMNSEVWVALTDGHRCLPFELVERGYDVWLGNNRGNKYSKKSIHHSPTSLSFWDFSIDEFAFHDIPDSIAYILDTTQQESLSYIGFSQGTAQAFATLAIHPKLNQQVNVFIALAPAMAPAGLSNGIVDALVTASPSVLFLLFGRRSILSSATMWETLLYPPIFSKLIDMGLSFLFNWQTKNISASQKLAAYPHLYSFTSTKSVVHWFQIIRNKCFQMYDDDVHQPMSVITTSKYSKVAKYPTRNIKTPIVLVYGGSDSLVDIKVMLKELPPQTVATEIPHYEHLDFLWARDVDIQVFQHVFDALDSFTDAEHSKEEYDKYYISRQESLLGSGYAFGYSYRGSESESSTLTPSVESQSNGVPLAPHRAREHSTGVTSPVNTTRARVSLAAGTIVDGRPVTPDVPGGGRLSGRGSPDEGHESPTTARIKANAKRRGSNGSNISLDSMRSGRGISVGASKAAGGVVTKSGVSGTPADDSRSTTPDKKKKKSK; encoded by the exons ATGGCCCGTCCTGTCCACTTGGTTCCAATCTCGCCTAAAGTCGCTGAGGTCATGATTCGTTGTCACCCTCTCGCAGCAGCGCCAGCACCAGCGCCAGCGCAGAACGTCAGTGCTCAACGTCAACGTCAACGTCGGGCTCCTCAATTGCATGTGACATCACCTCCAACTGCTGCCAGAGCCAAACGGCGTCCTTCTCATTCTCATCCTGGTCCCTCTCGCAACACAGAATCGAGGGTTGAGATCCTATCGCGGCGGCTCTGGTCTCATCTGAGAGATCTTGTCGCCATGGCTATTCCGTTCATCGGGAGGCTGCGTCC GCACGAGTATGCCGCGCTCGTTGGGTCGTTTATCCTCGTCGGTCTCGAGGCTTTCATCCGAGTCTTGACCCTGGCTTTGC CTCCTTTCCTCGTTTCATTCTTCTATCGAGCTTCAAGGCGGTTATTTAACAAATTTTCTCCCCCTGCCAAGAAGAGGGCGGAGAACAGGCGAAAAT CTATCTCAACAGCTGTGCGGGACGCAGCTGATTTTGTCGAGTTGTGTCGGATCTGGGGCTACGAAGCTGAAGAGCACATTGCCCAAACCAAAGATGGttacctcctcggccttcatCGCCTGGCGTGGAGaaagggcgaggaggggcAAAAGGTTAACTCTGGACCGACGAGCCTGCACAAGAAGGTGATTTACATGCACCATGGTCTTCTCATGAACTCCGAGGTTTGGGTTGCTCTTACGGATGGGCATAGATGCTTGCCTTTTGAACTAGTTGAGAGGGGCTATGATGTCTGG CTTGGCAATAATCGAGGAAACAAGTACTCCAAGAAGTCGATTCACCACTCGCCAACTTCGCTCAGCTTCTGGGACTTTTCCATCGACGAGTTTGCTTTCCATGACATCCCTGACAGCATTGCATACATCCTCGACACAACGCAGCAGGAGAGTCTGTCTTACATTGGCTTCTCTCAAGGCACGGCGCAGGCCTTTGCCACCCTGGCTATCCACCCCAAACTCAACCAGCAGGTCAACGTCTTTATTGCTCTGGCGCCGGCCATGGCCCCTGCCGGCTTGTCGAATGGAATCGTTGATGCTCTCGTCACAGCTTCTCCCTCAGTTCTGTTCCTGCTGTTCGGTCGTAGGTCTATCCTCAGCTCGGCAACCATGTGGGAGACGCTCCTGTACCCACCCATCTTCAGCAAGCTCATCGATATGGGACTTTCCTTCTTGTTCAACTGGCAGACCAAGAATATCTCGGCGAGCCAGAAGCTGGCAGCTTACCCACATCTCTACTCGTTCACGAGCACCAAGAGTGTGGTCCATTGGTTTCAAATCATTCGGAACAAGTGTTTCCAGATGTATGACGACGATGTTCACCAGCCGATGAGTGTCATCACGACCAGCAAGTACTCCAAGGTTGCCAAGTACCCGACGCGAAACATCAAGACACCAATTGTTCTGGTGTACGGAGGGAGCGACTCCCTGGTTGACATCAAGGTGATGCTCAAGGAACTACCGCCGCAGACGGTAGCGACTGAAATTCCTCACTATGAGCATCTCGACTTCTTATGGGCCCGGGACGTTGACATTCAAGTCTTTCAACATGTGTTCGATGCCCTCGACAGCTTCACGGATGCCGAGCATTCTAAAGAAGAGTACGACAAATACTACATCAGCAGGCAAGAGAGCCTCCTTGGCTCAGGATACGCGTTTGGATACTCATACCGGGGAAGCGAGAGCGAATCATCAACACTCACGCCTAGTGTTGAAAGCCAGAGCAACGGTGTTCCCCTGGCTCCGCACCGTGCACGAGAGCATTCGACTGGGGTTACATCACCGGTGAACACGACACGGGCAAGGGTCAGTCTCGCTGCGGGCACCATCGTGGACGGTCGGCCAGTGACCCCGGACGTACCTGGTGGCGGTCGGCTCTCAGGACGAGGCTCCCCCGACGAAGGCCATGAATCACCAACGACAGCGAGGATCAAGGCCAATGCCAAACGCAGAGGGAGCAATGGAAGCAACATTAGCCTCGACAGCATGCGTTCCGGCCGAGGAATCAGCGTGGGAGCGAGCAAAGCGGCTGGAGGTGTGGTGACCAAGAGCGGCGTCAGCGGAACGCCAGCAGACGACAGTAGAAGCACAACCccggacaagaagaagaagaagagtaaGTAA
- a CDS encoding Abhydrolase-3 domain-containing protein yields the protein MTDNADRKIWQPLHPAIRDRLDPQYVAYHEAHLQYIEPEKLGVWDGSARTKKVSLPPGGTKPVPVGGIDDFDVGRFRVRVYTPTGECDERGWPVLVWFHGGGWVLGGLNNGTDLCSWVCQGARCKVVTVDYGLAPENPFPIAVEDAIDSFRWVASEPAELGKIDTLRISIGGTSSGGNIALAAGIAASNPGAPLPTAKPSLPNTASHPPASLLLFIPVVDNTATAEDVWKPNAETAPWLTPERLSWYRKLYLPRDEDCKSWDSSPNFAPESLLKNLPKTWIAVAEMDILAPEALAFGEQLKGLGVEVDTLVVEGATHSILSLHGIIDRGREMIGSAVKHLQGVFGT from the exons ATGACTGATAACGCTGATCGCAAGATCTGGCAACCCCTCCACCCCGCCATCAGGGATCGTCTGGACCCCCAGTACGTCGCCTACCATGAGGCTCATCTCCAGTACATAGAGCCAGAGAAGCTCGGCGTCTGGGATGGATCTGCGAGGACCAAGAAGGTGTCTCTGCCGCCTGGAGGCACGAAGCCGGTTCCTGTCGGGGGCATCGATGATTTTGATGTCGGCAGATTCCGGGTGAGGGTTTACACGCCAACAGGGGAGTGTGATGAGAGAGGTTGGCCTGTTCTTGTCTGGTTCCACGGCGGAGGCTGGGTTCTTGGCGGTTTGAATAATGGAACTGATCTTTGCTCGTGGGTTTGTCAAG GTGCACGCTGTAAAGTCGTGACCGTCGACTACGGTCTCGCCCCAGAGAACCCCTTTCCAATTGCAGTCGAGGATGCGATTGATTCTTTCAGATGGGTTGCCTCAGAGCCAGCTGAGCTCGGAAAGATCGACACTTTGCGCATCTCCATCGGCGGAACATCGTCAGGGGGAAACATAGCCCTCGCCGCAGGAATTGCAGCCTCAAACCCTGGAGCTCCCCTTCCAACTGCTAAACCATCACTCCCAAACACAGCATCACACCCTCCGGCATCACTGTTGCTTTTTATTCCAGTGGTTGACAACACCGCCACCGCCGAGGATGTCTGGAAGCCCAACGCTGAGACTGCCCCTTGGCTGACCCCTGAGCGGCTGTCGTGGTACCGCAAGCTCTACTTGCCTAGAGATGAGGACTGCAAGAGCTGGGATTCCAGCCCAAATTTTGCTCCTGAGTCTCTGCTAAAGAATCTTCCAAAGACGTGGATTGCtgtggccgagatggacatCCTTGCCCCCGAGGCACTGGCTTTTGGGGAGCAACTGAAGGGCCTGGGGGTTGAAGTTGATACCCTAGTTGTGGAGGGGGCAACACATTCTATCTTGTCGCTTCATGGAATAATAGATAGAGGTCGTGAGATGATTGGGAGCGCAGTCAAGCACCTTCAGGGGGTCTTTGGAACTTGA
- a CDS encoding Fumarate hydratase — MLRTVTGRAAATSGLVKSVLPRVSRATPTCSIAPQLRLQNQTASAGLRLSRAIHSTPETMSQTRTESDAFGEIQVPADRYWGAQTERSLENFRINQPQDRMPPPVIKAFGILKGAAATVNMRYGLDPKIGAAIQLAAQEVADGRLIDHFPLVVWQTGSGTQSNMNANEVISNRAIELLGGTMGTKKPVHPNDHVNRSASSNDTFPTVMHIAAVLDLEGELLPALRSLREAIQKKVDEFEAKKIIKIGRTHLQDATPLTLAQEFSGYVAQLDFSIKRVESSLPDLRLLAQGGTAVGTGINTFEGFAEAIAEEVTKMTGTEFKTAPNKFESLAAHDAIVQAHGSLNTLAGSLTKIAQDIRYLGSGPRCGLGELNLPENEPGSSIMPGKVNPTQCEALTMVCAQVMGNNVATTIGGMNGQFELNVYKPLVIRNLLHSSRLLTDGMRSFEKNLVAGLTANEEKIASIMKESLMLVTCLNPKIGYDMASKVAKNAHKKGLTLKESALELQALTEEEFDTLVKPELMVGPSPYKE, encoded by the exons ATGCTTCGAACCGTCACGGGACGTGCTGCTGCCACCTCGGGGCTTGTGAAGTCGGTGCTGCCTCGGGTGTCCCGAGCTACGCCCACATGCTCGATTGCCCCGCAGCTGCGACTTCAGAATCAGACTGCTTCGGCCGGCCTTCGACTCTCCAGAGCCATCCACAGCACCCCCGAAACAATGTCCCAGACACGAACTGAGAGCGACGCCTTTGGCGAGATCCAGGTCCCCGCCGACCGCTACTGGGGCGCCCAGACGGAGCGTTCTCTCGAGAACTTCCGTATCAACCAGCCCCAGGACCGCATGCCCCCTCCCGTTATCAAGGCTTTCGGTATCCTCAAGGGTGCTGCTGCCACTGTCAACATGCGATATGGCCTCG ACCCCAAGATCGGTGCCGCTATCCAGCTGGCCGCCCAGGAGGTGGCCGACGGCAGGCTCATCGACCACTTCCCCCTCGTCGTCTGGCAGACCGGCTCCGGCACTCAGTCCAACATGAACGCCAACGAGGTCATCTCCAACCGTGCCATTGAGCTCCTCGGCGGCACCATGGGCACCAAGAAGCCCGTCCACCCCAACGACCACGTCAACCGCAGCGCCTCGTCCAACGACACCTTCCCCACCGTCATGCACATTGCCGccgtcctcgacctcgagggTGAGCTCCTCCCTGCCCTTCGAAGCCTCCGCGAGGCCATCCAGAAGAAGGTCGACGAGtttgaggccaagaagatcatcAAGATCGGCCGCACTCACCTTCAGGACGCCACTCCTCTGACCCTCGCTCAGGAGTTCTCCGGCTACGTTGCTCAGCTCGACTTCAGCATCAAGCGCGTTGAGAGCTCTCTCCCCGACCTGCGACTTCTCGCTCAGGGTGGTACTGCCGTTGGTACCGGTATCAACACCTTCGAGGGCTTTGCCGAGGCTATTGCTGAGGAGGTCACCAAGATGACTGGCACCGAGTTCAAGACTGCCCCCAACAAGTTCGAGTCTCTGGCCGCCCACGACGCCATTGTTCAGGCCCATGGATCCCTCAACACCCTCGCTGGCTCCCTTACCAAGATCGCTCAGGACATCCGATACCTTGGCAGCGGTCCCCGTTGCGGTCTTGGTGAGCTGAACCTGCCCGAGAACGAGCCCGGCAGCAGCATCATGCCCGGCAAGGTCAACCCCACCCAGTGCGAGGCCTTGACCATGGTCTGCGCTCAGGTCATGGGTAACAACGTCGCTACCACCATCGGTGGCATGAACGGCCAGTTCGAGCTCAACGTCTACAAGCCCCTGGTCATCCGCAACCTCCTCCACAGCTCCCGCCTGCTGACTGACGGTATGCGATCATTCGAGAAGAACCTGGTTGCCGGCCTCACCgccaacgaggagaagaTTGCCAGCATCATGAAGGAGTC TCTTATGCTTGTCACCTGCCTTAACCCCAAGATCGGCTACGACATGGCCAGCAAGGTGGCCAAGAACGCCCACAAGAAGGGCCTCACCCTCAAGGAGAGTGCCCTGGAGCTCCAGGCTCTGACCGAGGAGGAGTTTGACACCCTTGTCAAGCCCGAGCTGATGGTCGGCCCCAGCCCCTACAAGGAGTAA